The Mycolicibacterium flavescens genomic interval AGCAGGGGGCGGTATATCGCCAGCACGGCCCGGTTCGTGACCGCCAGCGCGAAGCAGACTTGCTGCTCGAGTGCGAGCGGGTCGACCCGGGCCGGAGTTGACGTGGACACAACTCCATCGTGGCCAAATAGTTAGGGTCCTAGCAATGTACTTCTGGTCACACGGGGTTTTGTCCGGGGGCGGGCGGTCGATCCTTGTCGGATGTCAACGCCGAATGACCCGCCCGCTACTCCGATGGACGCCACCAAGGCGACCGAGGAACAACGTGCACTGCAGGATGACCTGGACCACCGCGACGACGATCCGGAGGCCCCCGGTGGGCATCAGGACCGCCACGACGTCGCCGACGAGACCTGACTAGGCGTTCGCCGGCACCCCCAGCGCGAGTACCGCGGCGTCGTCCTTGACTCCGGGCCCGAAGCTGGTGAGCAGTTCCTTCAACGCGTTGACGATGGTGTCGGCGGTGGCGGGTGCGCGGGCGTCGACGAAGGCGAGCAGGGCACCCTCGTCGTCGTAGCGCTGATGGCCGATTCCGGTGCTCGCCTCGGTCAGACCGTCGGTGTAGAGCACCAAGGTGTCCCCGGGCACCAAGTGAAATCTGTGAGCGACGAACCGCGCGTCATCGGTGATCCCGGCGGCATGGCCACCGACGGTGTCGGCGTAATAGGCCGATCCGTCGGCGCTGAGAAGCAGCGGCGGGGGATGACCGCCGCTGGCTAGGGATACGTCGAAACCGTCGCCGCGCATGGTGAGGCTGCCGTCGATCACCGTGCACAGTCGATTGCCGCCGATCTCGACGTCCTGCATCAGCACCGAATTGAGTACGTGAAGCGCCTTCACCGGATCGTGGTCGGCGACCGCGGCCGAGCGAAGCACGTACCGTGCCAGACCGGCGACCACCGCGGCGTCGACGCCCTTTCCGGCTACATCGCCGAGGAAGAAACCCCACGTGGAGCGTGACAGCGGGAACAGATCATAGAAGTCGCCGCCGACGTCGTCGTCCGACGCGGTGTGGTAGTACGCGGCGGCGTCCAGTCCCGGCGGCGGTGCGAGAAGCGGCGGAAGCAGTGAGCGGCGCAAGGTTTCGGCGAACGCCTGCACCCGGCTGCGCTCGGTCTCGGCGCGCTCGCGCTGCGCCAGCAGCTCCTGCTCGTACGATCGCCGATCCTTGGCGTCGACCGCGCTGACGCG includes:
- the rsbP gene encoding PAS domain S-box — translated: MTGLDLDDHWENAPTGNAIAHPDGRIIRANATLANWLGYERKHLHGKLITDLLTVGGRLHYDTHFRAILRMSGKLDGVTLDFLTADGTRLPIFLTANMAYDAEGHPELLRVSAVDAKDRRSYEQELLAQRERAETERSRVQAFAETLRRSLLPPLLAPPPGLDAAAYYHTASDDDVGGDFYDLFPLSRSTWGFFLGDVAGKGVDAAVVAGLARYVLRSAAVADHDPVKALHVLNSVLMQDVEIGGNRLCTVIDGSLTMRGDGFDVSLASGGHPPPLLLSADGSAYYADTVGGHAAGITDDARFVAHRFHLVPGDTLVLYTDGLTEASTGIGHQRYDDEGALLAFVDARAPATADTIVNALKELLTSFGPGVKDDAAVLALGVPANA